A genomic window from Streptomyces sp. NBC_01429 includes:
- a CDS encoding tyrosine-type recombinase/integrase, with product MTTPRDTPASRRVRANGDGTVYQRKDHRWEAAGYVLAPGNTRRRVRVYGTTRKEALAKLTEKIANSNRGLPIPSAQGSVAAYLTYWLDNVAVHQLRENTHTRYTAVARLYLIPGLGRKKLAKLTAKDVRTWLNQLRTTCQCCTRGLDTDRDEPLCCAAGKCCARRLSPLTLAYVHSVLKSALEHAVREEEIPRNVARNVRIGTPRPRRFEPLTADEARQLLTAAQGHRLHALFELALHTGLRKGELLGLRWEDLDLAGGTASIRRTLQRTNSGGLTALPTKTKSSERRIALPTPCLRSLEQHRNRQLQEREAAGTGWKDSGYVFTRLDGAPIEGSTLTRHFNTLLRRARLRRIRFHDLRQSTATLLLEQGVELVLIKELLGHAHIGVTATVYAHVRLRLQRDAIDLLGHALRNPAEITGKPDDGDEPPLVGAAVR from the coding sequence ATGACCACGCCCCGCGACACCCCCGCCTCCCGCCGCGTACGCGCCAACGGAGACGGCACCGTCTACCAGCGCAAGGACCACCGCTGGGAAGCTGCCGGATACGTCCTCGCCCCCGGCAACACCCGCAGGCGCGTCCGCGTCTACGGCACCACCCGCAAGGAAGCCCTGGCCAAGCTCACCGAGAAGATCGCCAACAGTAACCGCGGCCTTCCCATTCCGTCCGCGCAGGGCAGCGTGGCCGCGTACCTGACGTACTGGCTGGACAACGTCGCCGTCCACCAGCTCCGCGAGAACACCCACACTCGCTACACCGCCGTCGCCCGGCTCTACCTCATCCCCGGCCTCGGACGGAAGAAGCTCGCCAAGCTCACCGCCAAGGACGTCCGCACCTGGCTCAACCAGCTCCGCACCACCTGCCAGTGCTGCACCCGCGGCCTCGACACCGACCGCGATGAGCCCCTCTGCTGCGCCGCCGGAAAATGCTGCGCAAGGCGGCTCTCACCGCTGACCCTGGCCTACGTGCACTCCGTCCTCAAGTCCGCCCTGGAGCACGCGGTACGCGAGGAGGAAATCCCACGCAACGTCGCCCGCAACGTCCGCATCGGAACACCCCGCCCCCGCCGCTTCGAACCCCTCACCGCCGACGAAGCCCGCCAGCTCCTCACCGCCGCCCAGGGCCACCGGCTGCACGCTCTGTTCGAACTCGCTCTGCACACCGGCCTCCGCAAAGGCGAACTCCTCGGACTGCGCTGGGAAGACCTCGACCTCGCCGGCGGAACCGCCAGCATCCGACGCACCCTCCAGCGCACCAACTCCGGCGGCCTGACCGCCCTCCCGACCAAGACCAAGAGTTCCGAACGGCGCATCGCCCTGCCGACACCATGCCTGCGCTCCCTCGAACAGCATCGCAACCGGCAACTCCAGGAACGCGAAGCGGCGGGGACGGGCTGGAAGGACAGCGGCTACGTTTTTACCCGTCTCGATGGCGCCCCGATCGAAGGATCCACCCTCACCCGGCACTTCAACACCTTGCTCCGTCGGGCCAGGCTCCGCCGCATCCGGTTCCACGACCTCCGCCAATCGACCGCGACCCTCCTCCTGGAACAAGGAGTGGAACTCGTTCTGATCAAGGAGCTGTTGGGGCACGCCCACATCGGCGTCACCGCCACCGTCTACGCCCACGTCCGGCTCCGCCTCCAACGCGACGCCATCGACCTCCTCGGACACGCCCTCCGCAACCCCGCCGAGATCACCGGCAAGCCCGACGACGGCGACGAACCACCCCTCGTCGGAGCCGCCGTCCGCTGA
- a CDS encoding helix-turn-helix domain-containing protein, which translates to MSPAQELLTVPQVMACLQLGRSAVYDLLRTGQLASITLGRARRIPTHALTDFIRTRLEQDAA; encoded by the coding sequence ATGAGCCCGGCGCAGGAACTGCTGACAGTGCCCCAGGTCATGGCCTGCCTCCAGCTCGGCCGCTCCGCCGTCTACGACCTGCTCCGTACCGGCCAGCTCGCCTCGATCACCCTCGGCCGCGCCCGCCGCATCCCGACCCACGCCCTCACCGACTTCATCCGCACCCGCCTCGAACAGGACGCCGCCTGA
- a CDS encoding barstar family protein, whose amino-acid sequence MAGELPVVGKADFPLYVVSDEESGGVLVAAEGVEGFFVDPEAESPEVAFLRAHEVEKGRRRVEDAVMAVMNRQREKIGEYFIGRVVLGDTGVGEPGGNIPRVAFRFFGNRCEYPEAERIWPRWASGVALEKGEWVRWPANYQGAWLHVVQNSWFASNRRAARYGVEEVVHLDGGQISTKSGFYCALGEAVNGPGGYFGSNLDALADCISSSFGEGPPARIIWRNFQASQESLDHAFLDSIVGLMREFCIDLATC is encoded by the coding sequence GTGGCTGGCGAACTGCCCGTAGTGGGCAAGGCGGATTTTCCGCTGTACGTGGTATCGGATGAAGAGTCCGGCGGGGTGCTTGTTGCCGCTGAAGGAGTAGAGGGGTTTTTTGTCGACCCGGAAGCAGAGTCGCCGGAAGTGGCCTTCCTGAGGGCCCATGAGGTCGAGAAGGGTAGGCGGAGGGTCGAAGATGCAGTGATGGCGGTCATGAATCGTCAACGGGAGAAGATTGGCGAGTACTTCATTGGGCGGGTTGTGCTCGGAGATACTGGCGTAGGGGAGCCAGGCGGAAATATTCCAAGAGTCGCTTTCCGGTTCTTTGGTAATCGTTGCGAGTATCCCGAAGCTGAGAGAATTTGGCCGCGTTGGGCATCAGGGGTCGCCCTGGAGAAGGGTGAATGGGTTCGGTGGCCGGCGAACTATCAGGGCGCATGGCTGCACGTTGTTCAGAATTCCTGGTTTGCTTCGAACCGTAGGGCTGCTCGCTATGGAGTGGAGGAGGTTGTCCACTTGGACGGTGGGCAAATTTCCACGAAGTCGGGGTTCTACTGCGCATTGGGCGAGGCGGTCAATGGCCCGGGCGGGTACTTTGGATCGAATCTTGACGCTCTCGCGGACTGTATTTCTTCGAGTTTCGGCGAGGGGCCCCCGGCGAGGATTATTTGGCGGAACTTTCAGGCGTCTCAAGAATCCCTCGATCACGCCTTCCTGGATTCGATTGTGGGACTAATGCGCGAATTCTGCATAGATCTCGCTACTTGCTGA
- a CDS encoding damage-control phosphatase ARMT1 family protein — translation MGDEPGSFARGVLAHRHPALIQQVRAAFPYGRRQHEALDALLEEITHGVVEPLGPEDGDHAYWADSGRGYFGRSWYDAPFLWAESYFYRRLLGAVGYFGTGPWRGVDPFAPFKRAELRGDAVEEELRALDALADAPAEERATALLHASLWGNRADLGFRVSAGEPAVGDAAVSTLVADDSALLWQLLPAGASSTVAVVADNAGRELIPDLILVDHLLEHRHAERVVLHVKPYPYYVSDAMTADVVDCLRRLIEAPGEAGRIGGRLWKAMAAGSLEVRTHPFFCAPLPYEEMPEDLRGEFASATLTLLKGDLNYRRLVGDRLWNATESFATRTAYFPGAVAALRTLKSDVIVGLGQGALDALERSGAAWRTSGTHALIQVRG, via the coding sequence ATGGGCGACGAGCCCGGCTCGTTCGCCCGGGGCGTTCTTGCCCACCGCCACCCTGCCCTCATCCAGCAGGTACGAGCCGCCTTCCCGTACGGCCGCCGGCAGCACGAGGCCCTCGACGCCCTGCTGGAGGAGATCACCCACGGCGTCGTCGAGCCGCTCGGCCCCGAGGACGGTGATCACGCGTACTGGGCGGACTCGGGACGCGGATACTTCGGGCGATCCTGGTACGACGCGCCCTTCCTGTGGGCGGAGAGCTACTTCTACCGCAGGCTCCTCGGCGCGGTCGGGTACTTCGGCACCGGCCCCTGGCGGGGAGTTGATCCGTTCGCGCCGTTCAAGCGGGCCGAATTGCGCGGCGACGCGGTGGAAGAGGAACTGCGGGCCCTCGACGCGCTCGCGGACGCACCGGCCGAGGAGCGGGCCACGGCCCTGCTCCACGCCTCGCTCTGGGGCAACCGCGCTGACCTCGGCTTCCGCGTCTCGGCCGGGGAGCCGGCGGTCGGTGACGCCGCCGTCTCCACGCTGGTCGCCGACGACAGCGCCTTGCTGTGGCAGCTCCTGCCCGCCGGAGCGTCCTCCACCGTCGCCGTGGTGGCGGACAACGCGGGACGCGAGCTCATCCCGGATCTGATCCTCGTCGACCACCTCCTCGAACACCGGCACGCCGAACGGGTCGTGCTTCACGTCAAGCCCTACCCGTACTACGTCTCCGACGCGATGACGGCGGACGTGGTCGACTGCCTGCGGCGCCTGATCGAGGCGCCCGGCGAAGCGGGCCGGATCGGCGGCAGGCTGTGGAAGGCCATGGCGGCTGGAAGCCTGGAGGTCCGTACCCACCCGTTCTTCTGCGCGCCTTTGCCGTACGAGGAGATGCCCGAGGACCTTCGCGGCGAGTTCGCGAGCGCCACGCTCACCCTCCTGAAGGGCGACCTCAACTACCGTCGCCTGGTGGGGGACCGGCTGTGGAACGCCACGGAGTCCTTCGCCACCCGTACCGCGTACTTCCCAGGAGCCGTCGCGGCCCTGCGCACACTGAAGTCCGACGTCATCGTCGGCCTGGGCCAGGGCGCCCTGGACGCTCTTGAGCGCTCCGGTGCCGCGTGGCGCACGAGTGGCACGCACGCGCTGATCCAGGTGCGCGGCTAG
- a CDS encoding MFS transporter codes for MLIAGRFLQGVGAALASAVVLGMIVGLYPEPAGQAKAMGIYSFVSAGGASLGLIAGGVITDTLGWHRVFLINLPIGVLALIAGVRMLGAQSGLGLRAGADAIGAVLVTAGLSLGVFTISRVPEEKFGAAELSTYGAVSVLLLAGFVLRQAKAARPLLALRIFRSREISGANIAVVLVFAAGFGFQFLNALYLQRVLGFDSMRTGLAFLPAPVVIGTMSLFFTAKLTGRHGTRRVLLTGLLFLGAGLLLLSRAPADGDYWVHVAPALVVQGFGMGLTVPSVIMRAMSAARPSDAGLASGLNNTAQQAGAAVGLAVLATVATTRGNSLLSSGTEQAQALRDGYSLAFLCAAAFVLLAWAVTFLVLRDAPAQGTDAGQAAPAPHRDEPAAAPGPYSRLHRG; via the coding sequence TTGCTGATCGCCGGACGCTTCCTCCAGGGTGTGGGCGCGGCCCTCGCCTCCGCGGTGGTGCTCGGCATGATCGTCGGCCTCTACCCGGAGCCCGCGGGCCAGGCCAAGGCCATGGGCATCTACAGCTTCGTCTCGGCGGGCGGTGCCTCCCTCGGCCTGATCGCGGGCGGTGTCATCACCGACACGCTGGGCTGGCACCGGGTGTTCCTGATCAACCTGCCGATCGGTGTGCTCGCCCTGATCGCCGGGGTGCGGATGCTGGGCGCCCAGTCCGGGCTCGGGCTGCGCGCCGGCGCCGACGCGATCGGCGCGGTGCTGGTCACCGCGGGCCTCTCGCTCGGTGTGTTCACCATCTCGCGGGTACCCGAGGAGAAGTTCGGCGCGGCCGAGCTGAGCACGTACGGCGCCGTCTCGGTGCTGCTGCTCGCCGGGTTCGTGCTGCGCCAGGCCAAGGCCGCCCGCCCGCTGCTCGCACTGCGCATCTTCCGGAGCCGGGAGATCAGCGGCGCCAACATCGCGGTGGTCCTCGTCTTCGCCGCGGGCTTCGGCTTCCAGTTCCTCAACGCCCTCTACCTTCAGCGGGTGCTCGGCTTCGACTCGATGCGGACCGGTCTCGCCTTCCTGCCCGCACCGGTGGTCATCGGCACGATGTCGCTGTTCTTCACGGCGAAGCTCACCGGCCGCCACGGCACCCGCCGGGTGCTGCTGACCGGTCTGCTGTTCCTCGGCGCCGGGCTTCTGCTGCTGAGCAGGGCGCCCGCGGACGGCGACTACTGGGTGCATGTCGCGCCGGCCCTCGTCGTCCAGGGCTTCGGCATGGGCCTGACGGTCCCGTCGGTCATCATGCGGGCCATGTCGGCCGCGCGGCCCTCGGACGCGGGGCTCGCCTCGGGGCTCAACAACACGGCGCAACAGGCCGGTGCGGCGGTCGGTCTCGCGGTCCTCGCGACGGTCGCCACCACGCGCGGCAACTCGTTGCTCTCCTCGGGCACCGAGCAGGCGCAGGCGCTGCGCGACGGATACAGCCTGGCGTTCCTGTGCGCCGCGGCCTTCGTCCTCCTCGCCTGGGCCGTCACCTTCCTCGTACTGCGAGACGCCCCGGCGCAGGGTACGGACGCGGGCCAGGCCGCCCCGGCCCCGCACCGGGACGAGCCGGCGGCGGCGCCCGGCCCGTACTCCCGCCTCCACCGCGGCTAG
- a CDS encoding winged helix-turn-helix transcriptional regulator, whose product MRSPRRPESSSSPAKAGIGILLVTTQGPARFTELERQVKGISRRMLTLTLRNLERDGLLTRTVYPTVPPKVEYTATPMARELYDSLLLLSGWAERHLDDIGRARVEYDDGKARAEAEAEADAVRVRAPAA is encoded by the coding sequence ATGAGGTCACCGAGACGCCCCGAGAGCAGCAGCAGTCCGGCGAAGGCGGGCATCGGCATCCTGCTCGTCACCACGCAGGGCCCGGCGCGCTTCACGGAGCTGGAGCGCCAGGTGAAGGGCATCAGCCGGCGCATGCTGACGCTGACCCTCCGCAATCTCGAACGGGACGGCCTCCTGACGCGCACCGTCTATCCGACCGTGCCGCCGAAGGTGGAGTACACCGCGACCCCCATGGCGCGTGAGCTGTACGACTCGCTGCTGCTGCTCTCCGGCTGGGCGGAGCGCCATCTGGACGACATCGGCCGGGCGCGCGTCGAGTACGACGACGGCAAGGCCAGGGCCGAGGCGGAGGCGGAGGCCGATGCGGTACGCGTGCGGGCGCCGGCCGCCTGA